One genomic window of Nicotiana sylvestris chromosome 10, ASM39365v2, whole genome shotgun sequence includes the following:
- the LOC104243513 gene encoding uncharacterized protein: MAAQNENKVAKILNTLPRNVQNSQRIISTYTSGQEIDLQLSLGGSYNKNPIENPMPQPFLGIPFANSEMVPISYLGTSNVTYKEMRRSYENEQRPNAMIVQEHRITPRATNNPVFRPATENIRSLRNNRSEDTSAIYVLDSTPPYNQEEGNSIVVPPKTIEKRIATLSTSVPTPGMTRSKGIVLSSPENVIPESNYGQKPLKKAKYCDNYGVILMDANYLLKTMPSVTTSINEKQTEGILYSFGKEKQVSIVCLCHGMFFTPAEFVKHNGGNEVDNPMKYIKVITEEKINVVAESLVGFF, from the exons ATGGCTGCACAAAATGAAAATAAGGTCGCCAAAATCCTAAACACCTTGCCAAGGAATGTGCAAAATAGCCAAAGGATAATTTCAACTTATACAAGTGGACAAGAAATTGATCTCCAACTTTCACTAGGTGGCTCATACAATAAAAATCCTATTGAAAATCCAATGCCTCAGCCTTTTTTAGGCATTCCATTTGCCAATTCTGAAATGGTGCCAATTTCATACTTGGGCACTTCAAATGTAACATATAAAGAAATGAGGAGGAGTTATGAGAATGAGCAAAGGCCAAATGCTATGATCGTCCAAGAACATAGGATCACTCCAAGGGCAACGAATAATCCTGTTTTCCGGCCTGCTACTGAGAACATAAGATCTCTCAGGAACAATAGATCTGAAGATACGTCCGCAATTTATG TATTGGATTCTACACCACCATACAACCAGGAGGAGGGGAACTCAATAGTTGTTCCTCCAAAAACTATAGAGAAAAGAATAGCCACTCTTTCAACTTCTGTTCCCACCCCTGGAATGACAAGAAGTAAAGGAATTGTGCTTAGCTCACCTGAAAATGTGATTCCAGAAAGCAATTATGGACAAAAGCCTTTGAAGAAAGCTAAGTATTGTGATAATTATGGTGTCATTTTAATGGATGCTAATTATCTCCTAAAGACTATGCCTAGTGTGACAACTTCAATAAATGAAAAGCAAACAGAAGGGATCCTTTACAGTTTTGGAAAAGAGAAGCAAGTTTCAATAGTCTGTCTTTGCCATGGAATGTTCTTCACTCCAGCTGAGTTTGTGAAGCATAATGGTGGAAATGAGGTTGATAATCCCATGAAATATATTAAGGTAATTACAGAAGAAAAGATTAATGTAGTTGCTGAGTCACTTGTGGGCTTTTTTTAA